The following are from one region of the Pseudodesulfovibrio piezophilus C1TLV30 genome:
- a CDS encoding ABC transporter substrate-binding protein, whose amino-acid sequence MKKNVLVVVLLLMLSSLAHAGDVKIRFGILPVLDTLPLQVAVNDGLFKEHGLDVELIRFSSALERDMAMQAGELDGYFGDIVATCMLINKNVPMYIALTSWRTTPGFPLFGIAKSPARSEWKLPELQGAKLGLSKSTIMEYLADRINEKKGVPLDYFSQIEIKKLPIRLQMLMTDQIDMAILPEPLLSLAKLKGGGIFATAEDLDRPLTVLCLHRKYFNDGAEPYVNFVTAYKEAVTRLARHPEEYRQLMAQTCRIPQPLIDKFPIYPYPMPTLPTSAELDDVQAWMKERGLLQEMIPHELILSPIIP is encoded by the coding sequence ATGAAGAAAAACGTACTTGTGGTTGTCTTACTCTTAATGCTCAGTTCCCTTGCCCATGCCGGAGACGTGAAGATCCGTTTCGGTATTCTGCCTGTCCTTGATACGCTTCCTCTTCAGGTGGCAGTCAATGACGGATTATTCAAGGAGCATGGGTTGGATGTCGAATTGATTCGATTTTCTTCGGCTCTGGAGCGAGATATGGCAATGCAGGCTGGTGAGTTGGATGGTTATTTTGGAGATATTGTCGCCACCTGTATGCTCATCAATAAGAATGTGCCCATGTACATCGCCTTGACTTCCTGGCGGACGACACCCGGATTTCCCCTGTTCGGCATTGCGAAGTCGCCTGCACGGAGTGAGTGGAAACTTCCGGAGTTGCAAGGGGCGAAGCTCGGGCTTTCAAAGTCGACCATCATGGAATATCTGGCAGACAGAATAAATGAAAAAAAGGGTGTCCCCCTCGATTATTTTTCCCAGATAGAAATCAAGAAGCTGCCCATTCGCCTTCAGATGCTCATGACTGATCAGATTGATATGGCAATTTTGCCGGAACCACTGCTTTCACTCGCCAAGCTCAAGGGCGGTGGCATATTTGCCACAGCCGAAGACCTAGATAGGCCGTTGACAGTCCTCTGCTTGCATCGCAAATATTTCAATGATGGTGCGGAACCGTATGTCAATTTCGTCACAGCTTACAAAGAGGCGGTAACCCGGCTGGCTCGTCACCCGGAGGAATACCGTCAACTCATGGCCCAAACTTGTCGTATTCCTCAACCGTTGATTGATAAATTTCCAATCTATCCCTATCCCATGCCGACCTTGCCGACTTCCGCTGAACTTGATGACGTACAGG
- a CDS encoding SO_0444 family Cu/Zn efflux transporter → MDIFTDILKESWNVLVEAGPYVLFGFFVAGLLKAFVPDSFMAKHLGGDSVGSVVKASLIGVPLPLCSCGVLPAALGLRRQGASKGATTAFMISTPETGVDSMAVTYALIDPLMTVIRPVAASITAIFAGILVNAFPEKKKEPLPLGVLMAPVEHVHEHEDGHQHGGCGCSDGHCDPNSNPTAYGKFVGGMQYAFGEMIQDIGRWLLVGVAIAGIISAAMPADALNEYVGSGFLSYLLMLVVALPLYVCATASTPIAASLLLKGLSPGAALVFLLAGPATNGATITVMLKSLGKRAAGLYVLSIVICSLGLAWAVDHLYVALGLDIRAVVSEVTEALPHWVGVGSGLVLLFLVGRSFIGSRSGG, encoded by the coding sequence ATGGACATATTTACTGATATATTAAAAGAATCGTGGAATGTGTTGGTCGAGGCCGGTCCCTATGTGCTGTTCGGTTTTTTTGTAGCCGGTTTGCTGAAGGCCTTCGTGCCTGATTCATTTATGGCAAAGCACTTGGGGGGCGACTCGGTTGGTTCCGTCGTCAAGGCTTCATTAATAGGTGTTCCTCTTCCGCTTTGTTCTTGCGGTGTGCTTCCTGCGGCTTTGGGATTGCGCAGGCAGGGGGCAAGCAAAGGAGCCACGACGGCTTTCATGATCTCAACCCCGGAGACAGGGGTGGATTCCATGGCTGTCACCTATGCGCTTATCGATCCTTTGATGACAGTCATTCGTCCTGTCGCTGCCTCCATTACAGCCATCTTTGCCGGAATATTGGTCAATGCCTTTCCTGAAAAGAAGAAAGAGCCGTTGCCTTTGGGCGTTTTGATGGCTCCAGTGGAACATGTCCATGAGCATGAGGATGGTCACCAGCACGGAGGGTGTGGCTGCTCGGACGGCCATTGCGACCCGAATAGCAATCCGACGGCTTATGGTAAGTTCGTCGGCGGAATGCAATATGCTTTTGGTGAGATGATTCAGGATATTGGACGCTGGCTTTTAGTGGGTGTCGCCATTGCCGGTATCATTTCGGCTGCCATGCCTGCGGATGCGCTCAACGAATATGTTGGAAGTGGCTTCCTTTCCTATCTCTTGATGCTTGTGGTGGCACTGCCGCTTTATGTGTGCGCTACAGCTTCGACACCTATCGCTGCTTCACTGTTGCTCAAGGGACTTTCCCCAGGCGCGGCTCTTGTCTTTTTGTTGGCAGGACCGGCTACCAACGGTGCGACGATAACTGTTATGCTCAAAAGTCTCGGTAAGCGTGCGGCAGGGCTTTATGTCCTCTCGATTGTCATCTGCTCTTTGGGTCTGGCATGGGCTGTTGACCATTTATACGTGGCCCTTGGACTTGATATCAGGGCCGTTGTTTCCGAAGTGACCGAAGCCTTGCCTCACTGGGTGGGCGTCGGAAGTGGGCTTGTGCTTCTCTTTCTCGTCGGGCGAAGTTTCATTGGCTCCAGGAGTGGAGGTTGA
- a CDS encoding ArsR/SmtB family transcription factor, with the protein MSNIACSDTTQHAENVGKVREKMLSERDFLFMAELFKALGDYTRVRILYALSINELCVCALAEVLDMSQSAISHQLRLLRAAKLVRYRKEGKNVFYSLDDDHVRNLVSQGLDHIREEG; encoded by the coding sequence ATGTCGAATATAGCATGCAGTGATACGACGCAACACGCTGAAAACGTGGGCAAGGTCCGAGAAAAAATGCTCTCCGAACGGGATTTTCTGTTCATGGCAGAGTTGTTCAAGGCCCTTGGCGACTATACGCGTGTCAGGATTCTGTATGCACTTTCCATCAATGAGTTGTGCGTCTGCGCCTTGGCTGAAGTTCTGGATATGTCGCAGTCGGCCATTTCGCACCAACTCAGGCTTTTGCGTGCTGCCAAATTGGTACGGTATCGCAAGGAAGGGAAGAACGTGTTTTACTCTTTGGACGATGATCATGTTCGAAATCTGGTTTCTCAGGGACTTGATCATATTCGTGAGGAAGGGTGA
- the tpx gene encoding thiol peroxidase has translation MSERNGVATFQGDPLTLIGPEIKVGDTAPDFVLAGNDMSSASLADFAGKVLIIASVPSLDTPVCDMETRRFNTEAAALGDDVTILTVSMDLPFAQARWCGAAGVDAVKTLSDHKDASFGEGWGTLVKELRLLTRAVFVVDKEGKVAYVEYLPEITDEPDYGAALDAAKALVG, from the coding sequence ATGAGTGAAAGAAATGGAGTTGCTACTTTTCAGGGTGATCCCCTGACATTGATAGGACCGGAGATTAAGGTTGGCGATACCGCTCCTGACTTTGTATTGGCAGGAAATGACATGTCGTCGGCATCGCTGGCTGACTTTGCGGGAAAGGTTCTGATCATCGCATCCGTCCCTTCCCTTGACACTCCTGTTTGCGATATGGAAACTCGCCGTTTCAATACTGAAGCTGCGGCTCTTGGCGATGATGTCACGATCCTCACCGTCTCCATGGATTTGCCCTTTGCTCAGGCCCGATGGTGCGGAGCTGCGGGGGTGGATGCAGTGAAGACCCTTTCCGATCATAAGGATGCTTCCTTCGGTGAGGGGTGGGGGACTTTGGTCAAGGAATTGCGTCTTTTGACTCGGGCCGTTTTCGTGGTCGACAAGGAAGGCAAGGTCGCTTATGTAGAATACCTGCCTGAAATTACTGATGAGCCTGATTATGGGGCTGCACTGGATGCAGCCAAGGCTCTCGTCGGCTAA
- a CDS encoding NAD-glutamate dehydrogenase domain-containing protein, translating to MGDTLKVDPSVIRGKVEKKLHASAEKLIPWFLGDMPEYYFRTHSEEEQIKHVMALVSGMVRDEKQSMALHSQSGSMVTHITPGGDMRALAGVLKEYIDKDIQIARIYSSHDDTIRLDTLIFGPQISPDGEEPLRNALGMARDGEVSINEDDAEAFEHFLASASADYIEKFEPRRALRHFKTCLGVENKEGVQVLLEKEVHPGFDRIAIAMENPPRKGLLLRVVNLFARENIPVDRAYSDQFERGDKSPIVTMSFYLDRARIDMQEDSEQWRRFKRQCELTKWFAFHGLEALSEDDGWELGQVMLMQAASEFAHQFLISEDMHAYSSSRITYVVLKHRDIVAKLMGYFDARFNPEFQGDRVTIRSSRRQEVREEIRQISNVVHRRILVYIYRFFRYTLRTNYYLPEKLGLSFRLDPMILAPMPKEERPFGIYCFHGPYSFAFHVRYRDIARGGVRVVPTWTQEHFELESNRLFDEVTKLASAQQLKNKDIPEGGSKAVILLGPDADIELAVRSMVDSFLDLLVVPKGKNEFVLPGIVDYLGREEQIFLGPDENITPQHIMWITKRAELRGYKWPSAFMSSKPGAGIAHKEYGVTSEGVIVFAEELLKTLGIDPRSEPFTVKLTGGPAGDVASNVMKILIREYGENARIVAMTDGHGATYDPEGMDHAELLRLIEGNYKASHFDKSRLKGENAFVVSTEDPAGTRIRNELHNTAVADIFIPSGGRPDTINMSNWKRFLLEDGTSSARGLVEGANIFISAEARAEMERVGVLAVPGPSANKTGVICSSYEILAGLILSESEFLEIKETYVAQLMVILRARARSEARLLMREYKMAGGKRTITQLSYELSNSINTLADHVALVLEEGVGILADDPKLCDVLLSYCPAILVEKYRDRIVRDIPRRHQLALIASFVSAKMMYQEGMGWASTLVSVRDIPEVVLGYLEEEKKVVQLLEELQGVGLEHRDMVMEIIENAGRKYLTLQRLGLG from the coding sequence ATGGGCGATACTTTGAAGGTTGATCCGTCGGTTATTCGTGGTAAAGTGGAAAAAAAACTGCATGCATCCGCCGAAAAACTGATTCCATGGTTTTTGGGCGATATGCCGGAATATTATTTCCGAACTCACAGTGAAGAGGAACAGATAAAACACGTCATGGCCTTGGTCTCCGGCATGGTCCGGGATGAGAAACAATCCATGGCCCTGCATAGTCAGAGCGGTTCCATGGTCACTCATATAACCCCTGGTGGGGATATGAGAGCCTTGGCCGGGGTTCTGAAGGAATACATTGACAAAGATATTCAAATTGCCCGCATCTACTCCAGTCATGACGATACAATTCGGTTGGACACGTTGATTTTCGGTCCACAAATCTCTCCGGATGGCGAGGAGCCTCTGCGCAATGCACTGGGGATGGCGCGGGATGGTGAAGTATCCATAAATGAAGATGATGCTGAGGCGTTCGAACATTTCCTGGCTTCAGCCAGCGCGGATTATATCGAGAAATTCGAGCCGAGAAGAGCTCTTCGTCATTTTAAGACATGTCTTGGTGTAGAAAATAAGGAAGGTGTTCAGGTCCTGCTGGAAAAGGAGGTGCATCCAGGTTTTGACCGTATAGCAATTGCCATGGAAAACCCGCCGCGAAAGGGATTGCTGCTTCGTGTGGTGAATCTCTTCGCACGTGAAAATATACCGGTGGATAGAGCCTATTCGGATCAGTTTGAGCGGGGAGACAAGTCACCAATCGTGACCATGAGCTTCTACTTGGATCGCGCTCGCATAGATATGCAAGAAGATTCGGAGCAATGGAGACGCTTCAAAAGGCAATGCGAATTGACCAAGTGGTTCGCCTTTCACGGACTTGAAGCGCTCTCAGAGGATGATGGATGGGAATTGGGGCAAGTCATGCTCATGCAGGCTGCCAGCGAATTCGCGCATCAATTTCTCATCAGCGAAGACATGCATGCCTATAGTTCCAGCAGGATTACCTATGTTGTCCTCAAGCATCGCGATATAGTGGCAAAGCTCATGGGGTACTTCGATGCACGCTTCAATCCTGAATTTCAGGGTGATCGTGTAACCATTCGAAGCTCTCGCAGGCAGGAAGTGCGGGAAGAAATTCGGCAGATATCTAACGTCGTTCATCGTAGAATTCTGGTCTATATCTACCGGTTTTTCCGGTATACTCTGCGTACTAATTATTACCTGCCGGAAAAACTTGGCCTGAGTTTTCGGCTTGACCCGATGATTCTTGCTCCGATGCCCAAGGAGGAAAGACCCTTCGGCATATATTGCTTCCATGGTCCATACAGTTTTGCATTTCATGTTCGCTATAGGGATATAGCGCGAGGTGGCGTGAGAGTGGTCCCCACATGGACACAGGAACATTTTGAATTGGAGTCCAATCGTCTTTTCGACGAAGTTACGAAATTGGCCAGCGCCCAGCAACTCAAGAACAAGGATATTCCGGAAGGAGGGTCCAAAGCAGTGATTCTGCTCGGGCCGGATGCGGATATTGAGTTGGCGGTTCGAAGCATGGTTGATTCTTTCCTCGATTTGCTCGTTGTGCCAAAGGGCAAAAATGAATTTGTTCTGCCTGGTATTGTTGATTATCTTGGTAGGGAAGAGCAGATATTCCTCGGCCCTGATGAAAATATTACGCCGCAACATATCATGTGGATAACCAAGCGCGCGGAGTTGCGCGGGTACAAGTGGCCCAGTGCTTTCATGAGCTCCAAGCCCGGTGCTGGTATTGCCCATAAAGAATATGGTGTCACGAGCGAAGGTGTGATTGTCTTTGCCGAAGAGTTACTCAAGACTCTTGGCATAGATCCGAGAAGTGAGCCCTTTACAGTCAAGCTTACAGGTGGGCCAGCCGGTGATGTGGCTTCGAATGTCATGAAGATTCTGATTCGTGAATATGGCGAGAATGCCCGAATCGTGGCCATGACCGATGGCCACGGAGCAACCTATGATCCCGAAGGGATGGATCATGCCGAGCTGCTTCGGCTTATTGAGGGAAATTATAAAGCTTCTCATTTTGATAAATCGAGACTCAAGGGAGAAAATGCTTTTGTTGTTTCCACCGAAGATCCAGCGGGAACCCGCATTAGGAATGAGCTGCATAATACTGCTGTGGCGGATATATTCATCCCGTCTGGAGGACGTCCGGATACGATTAATATGTCGAACTGGAAGCGTTTCCTCTTGGAAGATGGCACATCTTCGGCGAGAGGGCTTGTGGAAGGTGCCAATATCTTTATTTCGGCTGAAGCTCGGGCCGAGATGGAGCGGGTTGGGGTCTTGGCTGTGCCGGGACCATCGGCGAACAAGACTGGTGTTATTTGTTCATCCTATGAAATCCTTGCTGGCTTGATTCTTTCTGAGTCTGAGTTCCTCGAGATAAAAGAGACTTATGTGGCGCAATTGATGGTTATTTTGCGTGCTCGTGCTCGCAGTGAAGCCCGGTTGCTCATGCGTGAGTACAAAATGGCGGGAGGGAAGCGAACGATTACTCAGCTATCCTATGAGCTTTCAAACTCAATTAATACATTGGCTGATCATGTTGCCCTGGTTCTTGAAGAAGGTGTTGGGATCTTGGCCGATGATCCGAAGTTGTGTGATGTCCTGCTTTCATACTGCCCGGCTATCCTTGTTGAGAAATATCGGGATCGGATTGTCCGGGATATTCCGCGTCGGCATCAGTTGGCGTTGATAGCTTCTTTTGTGTCTGCAAAGATGATGTATCAGGAAGGCATGGGATGGGCCAGTACGCTGGTCTCGGTAAGAGATATTCCTGAGGTTGTCTTGGGGTACCTCGAAGAGGAGAAAAAGGTTGTTCAACTCTTGGAAGAACTCCAGGGCGTGGGATTGGAACATCGCGACATGGTGATGGAAATAATTGAAAATGCCGGTCGCAAATATCTTACATTGCAGCGCCTTGGGCTTGGGTAG
- a CDS encoding chemotaxis protein, protein MKKSEVDTGILLETGTNELEILEFYIVETMDNGEEVKNYFGINVAKVMQVIETPNLDPPESAPHPSFMGTIPLRDLILPVLDLSVWLELEMPKTERDIVIVTEFSKSVTGFLVSGVTEIHRVGWGEVIPPSSVISQSTDAIVGLVDKGGRFIQLLDLETILTQIQPDMAHEFITASRQYKILVADDSATIRMMVEKNLTQANFLPCITNNGDEALRKAMSYKAQAEEEGNDITDYVDLVVSDIEMPLMDGFSLTKKLKEDPILGKLPVILYSSIITKELRHKGESVGANIQISKPDLHTIPEKALELIEGKTA, encoded by the coding sequence ATGAAGAAAAGTGAAGTCGACACAGGAATACTCTTGGAGACCGGAACCAACGAACTGGAAATCCTTGAATTCTATATTGTCGAAACCATGGATAATGGCGAAGAAGTCAAAAATTATTTCGGAATCAATGTGGCCAAGGTCATGCAGGTTATCGAAACCCCCAATCTCGATCCACCGGAGTCGGCCCCACACCCGTCCTTCATGGGAACCATTCCGCTCCGTGACCTTATTTTGCCGGTTCTTGATCTGTCCGTATGGCTCGAACTCGAAATGCCGAAAACAGAACGGGATATCGTCATCGTGACGGAATTTTCAAAATCCGTCACAGGCTTCCTTGTCTCAGGCGTGACTGAAATCCACCGCGTGGGGTGGGGAGAAGTCATCCCCCCATCCAGCGTCATTTCACAATCCACCGATGCCATTGTCGGACTTGTGGACAAAGGAGGACGCTTCATTCAGCTTCTCGACCTGGAAACCATTCTGACCCAAATTCAGCCGGATATGGCACACGAATTCATCACGGCGTCCAGACAATACAAAATTCTGGTCGCCGATGATTCTGCCACAATCAGGATGATGGTCGAAAAGAATCTTACCCAAGCCAATTTTCTTCCATGCATCACCAATAATGGAGATGAAGCTTTGAGAAAGGCCATGTCATACAAGGCCCAGGCAGAAGAAGAAGGAAACGACATCACAGATTATGTTGATCTGGTTGTTTCTGATATCGAAATGCCACTCATGGATGGGTTCAGTCTGACAAAAAAGCTCAAGGAAGATCCGATATTAGGTAAATTGCCTGTTATCCTGTATTCGTCTATCATTACCAAGGAATTACGGCACAAGGGAGAATCCGTCGGAGCCAACATACAAATTTCCAAACCAGACCTGCACACAATTCCAGAAAAAGCTCTTGAACTTATTGAAGGAAAAACAGCGTGA
- a CDS encoding Hpt domain-containing protein → MTHNGDEVLEVFIEEAVERLTAVEAGLLKLETQASSNPTLVNSIFRDAHSVKAGANLLKLSVIEELAHKLENVLEMIRKGKLYPSEAIVTASLESVDKLRELLDDVENSHDISILLHTTMLENAVQKTLEEHPQS, encoded by the coding sequence GTGACCCATAACGGCGATGAAGTGCTTGAAGTATTCATAGAAGAAGCTGTCGAAAGGCTGACGGCAGTAGAAGCGGGTTTGTTAAAACTGGAGACACAGGCATCCAGTAACCCGACACTCGTCAATTCGATCTTTCGAGATGCCCATTCAGTCAAGGCAGGAGCCAACTTGCTCAAGCTCTCAGTCATCGAAGAGCTTGCACACAAGTTGGAAAATGTCCTGGAAATGATCCGCAAGGGAAAGCTCTACCCCAGCGAAGCAATTGTCACGGCCAGTCTTGAATCTGTCGACAAGCTCAGGGAGTTACTGGATGACGTGGAAAATAGCCACGATATCAGCATCCTGCTACATACCACGATGCTTGAGAATGCAGTTCAAAAAACACTTGAAGAGCATCCCCAATCATAG
- a CDS encoding UbiD family decarboxylase, which translates to MGYTNTRQCLDALEAKGELVQIDKAIDANIEIGAIQRRVFQAGGPALLFTNVKGCRFPMAANIYGTKERMQFIFRDTIETVKRLMKLKLSPLDALKRPWQYLGAPRTAWHTIPRKKKWGPVLENETTISRLPQLISWPMDGGGYVTLPQVYSESPDAPGYAGSNLGMYRVQLSGNDFIPDKEIGLHYQIHRGIGHHHAQALENGEALKVNIFVGGAPAMTLAAVMPLPEGVAEIFFAGAMGGHRIPMVAREGGLPIPAESDFCICGTVSKGVEKPEGPFGDHLGYYSLTHDFPVLKVDKVFHRTGAIWPFTTVGRPPQEDTVFGDFIHEMTAELVPSVFSGVHEVHAVDAAGVHPLLLAVGSERYVPYAEERQPQELLTNAMALLGNTQTSLSKYVFISAREDMPAGLNCHNIPEFFRHMLERVDLKRDLHFMTRTTIDTLDYSGISLNQGSKLIFAAAGKRQRSLATEMPSGMDLPRGFRDPQIFAPGILVLKGPKHQKKRDYQDPALDRLAQSLAKAKGIEGFPMVVVADDANFTAMDWDNFLWVTFTRSDPATDMYGVGGFTHAKHWGAETAVIIDARLKTYHAPPLEADPDVEKRVDALGAPGGPLHGII; encoded by the coding sequence ATGGGATATACGAATACTCGACAATGCCTTGATGCACTTGAGGCGAAAGGTGAACTTGTACAGATCGATAAGGCTATCGATGCGAATATCGAAATCGGTGCCATTCAGCGCAGAGTTTTTCAGGCCGGAGGGCCGGCTCTCCTCTTCACGAATGTGAAAGGGTGCCGGTTCCCCATGGCTGCCAATATTTATGGAACCAAAGAGCGGATGCAGTTCATTTTTCGTGATACTATTGAGACAGTAAAGCGATTGATGAAACTCAAACTCAGCCCTTTGGATGCGCTGAAACGTCCTTGGCAGTACCTTGGCGCACCTCGAACAGCCTGGCATACCATACCGAGAAAGAAAAAATGGGGACCGGTGCTGGAAAATGAGACAACCATCTCCAGACTTCCTCAACTTATTTCATGGCCCATGGATGGCGGAGGATATGTAACCTTGCCTCAGGTTTATTCGGAAAGCCCTGATGCACCAGGCTATGCCGGGTCAAATCTTGGCATGTACAGGGTCCAACTTTCGGGGAATGATTTTATCCCGGACAAGGAAATCGGACTACATTATCAGATTCATCGCGGTATCGGGCATCATCATGCGCAGGCTCTTGAGAATGGCGAAGCGTTGAAAGTCAATATTTTTGTCGGAGGAGCGCCTGCCATGACCCTGGCGGCGGTCATGCCTTTGCCCGAAGGGGTTGCAGAGATATTTTTCGCCGGAGCCATGGGTGGTCATCGTATCCCTATGGTTGCCCGTGAAGGTGGACTTCCCATCCCGGCAGAGTCTGATTTTTGTATCTGCGGTACTGTATCCAAAGGCGTGGAAAAACCGGAAGGACCGTTTGGTGATCATCTTGGCTATTACAGTTTAACACACGATTTTCCGGTGCTCAAAGTGGATAAGGTCTTCCATCGAACCGGTGCAATTTGGCCGTTCACCACGGTGGGAAGGCCTCCTCAGGAAGACACTGTTTTCGGTGATTTCATTCATGAAATGACCGCCGAGTTGGTTCCTTCGGTCTTTTCCGGTGTCCATGAGGTGCACGCGGTCGACGCCGCTGGAGTTCATCCTCTTTTGCTGGCTGTAGGGAGTGAACGATATGTCCCGTATGCCGAAGAGCGGCAGCCGCAGGAACTTCTGACCAATGCCATGGCTCTTCTGGGCAATACACAGACCTCTTTGTCAAAGTATGTATTTATATCAGCCAGGGAGGATATGCCGGCAGGTCTCAACTGTCATAATATCCCGGAATTTTTCAGGCATATGTTGGAACGGGTGGATTTGAAACGCGACTTGCACTTTATGACGCGAACCACCATTGATACATTGGATTACTCCGGTATCAGCTTGAATCAGGGGTCGAAATTGATCTTCGCTGCTGCCGGTAAGCGTCAACGCTCTTTGGCAACGGAGATGCCGTCTGGTATGGATTTACCTCGCGGATTTCGTGATCCACAAATATTTGCTCCGGGAATTTTAGTACTCAAGGGACCAAAGCATCAAAAGAAAAGAGACTATCAAGACCCCGCGTTGGATCGTCTGGCCCAGAGTCTAGCCAAGGCCAAAGGTATTGAAGGCTTCCCAATGGTGGTAGTCGCGGACGATGCCAATTTTACCGCCATGGATTGGGATAACTTCCTTTGGGTCACTTTCACACGTTCGGACCCGGCAACTGATATGTATGGTGTCGGTGGGTTCACACATGCCAAACACTGGGGTGCAGAAACCGCAGTTATCATCGATGCTCGGCTCAAGACATACCATGCTCCGCCTCTGGAGGCTGATCCTGATGTGGAAAAACGGGTGGATGCCTTGGGCGCTCCGGGTGGCCCTCTGCATGGAATTATCTAG
- a CDS encoding bacteriohemerythrin, translating to MPLMQWDESMSVHVDALDVQHQQLISLINEAYDALQRHDEHHMTTLISKMTDYAHMHFAVEENLLKKHGYQDLEGHRFQHSQFIQDVTNFRKSQFDRTNLSQIFVYLSRWLKAHILEEDRKYIPYMPQPKTESEIGDDDSE from the coding sequence ATGCCCTTAATGCAATGGGATGAATCAATGTCAGTCCATGTTGATGCGCTTGATGTCCAACATCAACAACTCATATCCTTGATCAATGAGGCCTACGATGCGTTGCAAAGACACGATGAACACCACATGACAACGCTCATTTCGAAAATGACTGACTATGCCCACATGCATTTCGCCGTCGAAGAAAATTTACTGAAAAAACACGGATATCAGGATCTGGAGGGACATCGGTTCCAACACTCCCAGTTCATCCAGGATGTGACCAATTTCAGGAAATCACAATTTGATAGGACCAACCTGTCCCAAATTTTTGTCTACCTCAGCCGTTGGCTCAAGGCTCATATATTAGAAGAGGACAGGAAGTACATTCCCTACATGCCTCAACCTAAAACAGAATCAGAGATCGGGGACGACGACAGCGAGTAA
- a CDS encoding UbiX family flavin prenyltransferase has translation MTKKRIILGVTGASGSLYAATLVQALSACEDVDLHVIISDAAREVLRLETDLSLNDLVPPSCTEYNIKDIAAPPASGSWRHHGMILCPCSMASLSAVATGLGTNLIHRAADVTLKERKRLIIVPREAPYNTIHLKNMLAADQAGAIIIPASPGFYHRPKTIEDLANHLAGKILDQLDISHTLYKRWGN, from the coding sequence ATGACAAAAAAACGAATCATTCTGGGAGTTACTGGAGCTAGTGGCAGTCTCTATGCTGCGACTCTTGTTCAAGCTCTCAGCGCCTGTGAGGACGTCGATTTGCACGTCATCATATCCGATGCTGCGCGAGAAGTCCTGCGGCTTGAAACAGATTTGTCACTCAATGATCTCGTTCCCCCCTCCTGTACCGAATACAATATCAAAGACATTGCAGCCCCTCCAGCCAGTGGCTCATGGCGACACCACGGCATGATTCTCTGCCCCTGTTCCATGGCAAGTCTTTCTGCTGTGGCTACCGGACTGGGCACCAACCTCATTCATCGAGCTGCTGACGTCACTCTCAAGGAGCGGAAAAGACTCATTATTGTCCCCCGAGAGGCTCCCTACAACACCATCCACTTGAAAAACATGCTCGCTGCGGATCAAGCAGGAGCCATCATCATTCCGGCAAGCCCCGGATTTTATCACCGACCGAAAACCATTGAGGATCTTGCAAATCACCTGGCAGGCAAGATTCTCGATCAACTGGATATCTCCCACACCCTCTACAAGAGATGGGGAAACTAG
- a CDS encoding metal-dependent hydrolase, with protein MQMEITWFGHANFRIETEAASVLIDPFFVGNPSSPATYKEIERGDIILVTHDHTDHIGQTLELAIRLDAEVVAMPEIIQSLIGMGLPESLGVGMNIGGTVERLGISIKMVQALHSSINGMPAGFILTMPDGTCLYNSGDTGLFSDMELFSKFHDIDIAMLPIGGRYTMDPQQAAYACSLLKCKRVIPMHWGTWPILGQNTESMAEHLSLMAPDTKMLELEIGKRTKI; from the coding sequence ATGCAAATGGAAATAACTTGGTTCGGACATGCAAATTTCAGAATAGAAACCGAGGCGGCTTCTGTACTTATTGACCCTTTCTTTGTCGGAAATCCCAGTTCTCCAGCGACTTACAAGGAAATCGAACGGGGTGATATCATTCTGGTGACCCATGACCATACCGATCACATCGGCCAAACCCTTGAGCTTGCTATCAGACTTGATGCCGAAGTCGTTGCCATGCCTGAAATCATTCAAAGCCTGATTGGCATGGGACTACCGGAAAGCCTCGGAGTGGGCATGAACATAGGGGGAACGGTTGAGCGGCTGGGTATATCGATCAAGATGGTGCAGGCTCTGCATTCATCTATCAACGGGATGCCTGCGGGATTTATCCTCACCATGCCCGATGGCACCTGCCTCTACAATTCCGGGGACACAGGACTTTTCAGCGACATGGAGCTCTTCTCCAAATTTCACGACATTGATATTGCAATGCTCCCCATCGGCGGTCGCTATACCATGGACCCGCAACAAGCCGCCTATGCCTGCTCACTCCTGAAGTGTAAACGGGTTATCCCGATGCACTGGGGCACATGGCCCATCCTTGGCCAAAATACAGAATCCATGGCCGAACACCTTTCCCTGATGGCACCGGATACGAAGATGCTTGAACTGGAAATTGGGAAGCGGACAAAGATTTAA